Proteins encoded in a region of the Streptomyces akebiae genome:
- a CDS encoding phosphatidylglycerol lysyltransferase domain-containing protein, which yields MSGGVPVRSDRLAPSADRQLKSTRRGAVHGALRGALRGPRPEAVPALVARACTLVGLVDIAAGVFPRFRNSRMHALAEVLPGALGPFAAALSLSVGVLLLLLAHGLRRRKRRAWRAAVVLLPAGAIAQFTYRHSLVGVLVSLALLIPLLRHRDEFRALPDPTSRWRALTNFVLMGAGSIVLGLIVVSAHPGRMVGDPSLADRLEHVIYGLFGFEGPVDYADTTSWTVAFSLGALGLLTAITTIYLAFRPEHPAARLTDDDEIHLRALLDKHGGRDSLGHFALRRDKAVVFSPSGKAAVTYRVVSGVMLASGDPIGDVEAWPGAIERFMDEAKAHSWTPAVMGCSETGAEVWTRETGLDALELGDEAVVDVADFSLTGRAMRNVRQMVKRIERLGYETRVRRVRDLGEAELDRIRRAAEDWRGTDTERGFSMALGRVGDPADGDCLIATAHKADELPGPYGDLKAVLHFVPWGPDGASLDLMRRDRSADPGMNELLIVAALQAAPRLGVRQVSLNFAMFRSALARGEKIGAGPVLRAWRGLLVFLSRWFQIESLYKFNAKFRPRWEPRFVVYAASRDLPRIGLAAMQAEGFVNLALPRLLRRRTKTPAPCAHAVRSTEHPARGAA from the coding sequence ATGTCGGGTGGGGTTCCGGTCCGGTCGGACCGACTCGCGCCGAGCGCCGACCGACAGCTGAAAAGCACGCGCCGGGGCGCGGTGCATGGCGCACTGCGCGGCGCGCTGCGCGGCCCGCGCCCCGAGGCCGTACCCGCCCTGGTCGCCAGGGCCTGCACACTCGTCGGGCTCGTGGACATCGCCGCGGGGGTGTTCCCCCGCTTCCGCAACAGCCGTATGCACGCGCTGGCCGAGGTGCTCCCGGGTGCGCTCGGCCCGTTCGCGGCGGCCCTCTCCCTGAGCGTCGGCGTCCTGCTGCTGCTCCTCGCCCACGGTCTGCGCCGGCGCAAGCGGCGGGCCTGGCGGGCGGCCGTGGTCCTGCTCCCGGCCGGGGCGATCGCCCAGTTCACCTACCGTCACTCGCTCGTCGGCGTGCTCGTCTCGCTCGCGCTGCTCATCCCGCTGCTGCGGCACCGCGACGAGTTCCGCGCCCTGCCCGACCCCACCAGCCGCTGGCGGGCACTGACCAACTTCGTGCTGATGGGCGCCGGTTCGATCGTCCTCGGGCTGATCGTCGTGAGCGCCCACCCCGGACGCATGGTCGGCGACCCGAGCCTCGCCGACCGGCTCGAGCACGTCATCTACGGCTTGTTCGGCTTCGAGGGTCCGGTCGACTACGCCGACACCACGTCCTGGACAGTGGCCTTCTCCCTCGGCGCCCTCGGTCTGCTGACCGCCATCACCACCATCTACCTGGCCTTCCGCCCCGAACACCCGGCGGCCCGCCTCACCGACGACGACGAGATACACCTGCGCGCCCTGCTCGACAAGCACGGCGGCCGCGACTCGCTCGGCCACTTCGCGCTCCGCCGCGACAAGGCGGTCGTCTTCTCCCCGAGCGGCAAGGCGGCGGTGACGTACCGCGTCGTCTCCGGGGTGATGCTCGCCAGCGGCGACCCGATCGGCGACGTCGAGGCCTGGCCCGGCGCGATCGAACGCTTCATGGACGAGGCGAAGGCGCACTCCTGGACCCCGGCCGTCATGGGCTGCTCGGAGACCGGCGCGGAGGTCTGGACCCGGGAGACCGGCCTGGACGCTCTCGAACTGGGCGACGAGGCGGTGGTGGACGTCGCGGATTTCTCCCTCACCGGACGTGCGATGCGCAACGTGCGTCAAATGGTGAAGCGCATCGAGCGCCTCGGTTACGAGACCCGGGTACGGCGCGTCCGTGACCTCGGTGAGGCCGAGCTGGACCGGATCCGCCGGGCCGCCGAGGACTGGCGCGGCACCGACACCGAGCGTGGCTTCTCCATGGCGCTCGGCCGCGTCGGCGACCCGGCCGACGGGGACTGCCTCATCGCCACCGCGCACAAGGCCGACGAACTCCCCGGCCCGTACGGCGATCTCAAGGCCGTACTGCACTTCGTGCCCTGGGGTCCGGACGGCGCCTCCCTGGACCTGATGCGCCGCGACCGCTCCGCCGATCCCGGCATGAACGAACTCCTCATCGTGGCGGCCCTCCAGGCGGCCCCCCGCCTGGGCGTCCGGCAGGTCTCCCTGAACTTCGCGATGTTCCGCTCGGCCCTGGCCCGCGGCGAGAAGATCGGCGCGGGCCCGGTCCTGCGTGCCTGGCGCGGCCTGCTGGTCTTCCTCTCCCGCTGGTTCCAGATCGAGTCGCTCTACAAGTTCAACGCCAAGTTCCGCCCCCGCTGGGAACCCCGCTTCGTCGTCTACGCCGCCTCCCGCGACCTCCCCCGCATCGGCCTGGCCGCCATGCAGGCCGAGGGCTTCGTGAATCTCGCCCTGCCCCGCCTGCTGCGCCGCCGCACGAAGACTCCGGCCCCCTGTGCCCACGCGGTGCGCTCCACGGAACACCCGGCGCGCGGCGCCGCGTGA
- a CDS encoding DUF3180 domain-containing protein, whose amino-acid sequence MKELRIRTLAAVFVVAGVLSWAGARLWNSVDTLPSVPLAAPIVLALIAAVLTATALSLRSRLKAQRERRPEAKGVDPLMAARAVVFGQASALVAALVAGMYGGVGVFLLEYLEVPARRDQAIYAGFSVLAGIGVIVAAFFLERVCKLPEDDDTNGGAARAV is encoded by the coding sequence GTGAAAGAGCTGCGCATCAGGACGCTGGCCGCGGTGTTCGTGGTGGCGGGGGTGCTGTCCTGGGCCGGCGCCCGGCTGTGGAACTCGGTGGACACCCTGCCGAGCGTCCCGCTGGCCGCCCCCATCGTGCTCGCCCTGATCGCGGCCGTCCTGACGGCCACCGCGCTGTCCCTGCGCAGCCGGCTCAAGGCCCAGCGGGAGCGCCGGCCCGAGGCCAAGGGCGTCGACCCCCTGATGGCGGCCCGCGCGGTCGTCTTCGGCCAGGCCAGCGCCCTCGTCGCGGCCCTCGTCGCCGGGATGTACGGCGGCGTCGGCGTCTTCCTCCTGGAGTACCTGGAGGTCCCGGCCCGTCGTGACCAGGCCATCTACGCCGGCTTCTCCGTCCTCGCGGGCATCGGCGTCATAGTGGCCGCCTTCTTCCTGGAGCGCGTCTGCAAACTCCCGGAGGACGACGACACCAATGGCGGGGCCGCGCGGGCGGTGTAG
- the folK gene encoding 2-amino-4-hydroxy-6-hydroxymethyldihydropteridine diphosphokinase: MTAFFTEGQSDPTVQPVPASVVQKVDEADTTLHNPRRAVISIGSNLGNRLENLQGAVDALEDTPGVRVKAVSPVYETEPWGVAPGSQPSYFNAVVVLKTTLPPSSLLERAQAVEEAFHRVRDERWGPRTLDVDIVSYADVVSDDPVLTLPHPRAHERAFVLAPWHDVEPEAQLVGRGPVALLLDGITREGVSPRADLELHLPE; the protein is encoded by the coding sequence GGTGCCGGCCTCCGTCGTGCAGAAGGTGGACGAGGCCGACACGACCCTGCACAACCCCCGCCGGGCCGTGATCTCCATCGGCTCGAACCTGGGCAACCGGCTGGAGAACCTCCAGGGCGCCGTCGACGCCCTGGAGGACACTCCGGGTGTCCGCGTCAAGGCCGTGTCTCCGGTGTACGAGACCGAGCCGTGGGGTGTGGCCCCGGGCAGCCAGCCCTCGTACTTCAACGCGGTGGTGGTTCTGAAGACCACCCTGCCGCCCTCCTCGCTGCTGGAGCGGGCCCAGGCGGTGGAGGAGGCCTTCCACCGGGTGCGGGACGAGCGTTGGGGCCCGCGCACATTGGACGTCGACATCGTGTCGTACGCGGACGTCGTCTCCGACGACCCGGTACTGACCCTGCCGCACCCGCGGGCGCACGAGAGGGCCTTCGTCCTCGCGCCGTGGCACGACGTGGAGCCGGAGGCCCAGCTCGTCGGCCGCGGTCCGGTCGCCCTGCTCCTCGACGGCATCACCCGTGAAGGTGTGTCGCCCCGCGCCGACCTGGAACTCCACCTGCCCGAGTAG